A region of the Corynebacterium endometrii genome:
GTGGGCGCATATTGCACCACAGCGTCAAGGACGGAGCCCACCGCATTCATGGGGACGGCAATGACAATAATGGCGCCTTCTTCTTCCGCGCGGGTAAGGACCGCGGGTAAATCATCGGTGACATCAAAGCCCTCGCGAGCGGCCGTGCGGGCCCCGGAGGTGGAATGGTTATAGCCGAAAACCGGGTGTTGAGCTGCCGAAAGATCACGCAGGAGGGAACCGCCAATGAGGCCTAGGCCAATGAGGCAGATAGGGCGGGAAATCAGTTGATTAGTCACGGTGTTAATTTTTCCATAACGCGACTAATCTGACGAGGTATGAGCGAAGACTTCAATGAGGGCATCTCCTTTGCAGTGACCGTCACCCAGGCGGACGGCGTGTGGCAGGTCCGTGAGTTTGATGATGATTTCGAGGACGTGCAGACCTCCATCAAGGCCGTGCGTGCACTGCGCAGCCCGTCCGCGGCCTTCGCCCTGTTGTGCGTTGAGGATGAATATTTTGTCATCGTCCGCCCGGTGCCGGGCGGGGTGCGCATCGCTTTGTCCGACGCCGTGGTCGCCGTCGAGGATGACTTCGCCGCCGATTTCCTGGACCTGCGGGATATCGACGTCCCAGACTTGGACGAGGATGAGATCGATAACGCGGATCCGTATGCGGAAGGCGACCTGGACATCCTCGCCGATCTAGGACTGAACGAGGATCAGCTGGGCTACATCGCGTCCGATGATGAAGATTACGCCTCAGATATGCTCCTACGCATCGCCGGTGAACTGGGATTCGGCGATGAATTGGAAGACATCATCAACGGCGAGGACGAGTGATCCATCCCGGCGAACGGGCGTGCCGCCTGCCGCGGGAGACCGGGGTTGTACGGGCGCAGCGGCGCATGCGCCGCGCGCTTGAGGTGGCGGCCACCACGCCGGCGGGGGATGTGCCGGTGGGCGCGGTGATCTTTGGGCCGGACGGGGCGGAGCTGGCCACGGGGGTCAACCGGCGCGAGCAACTCCAAGACCCCACCGCGCACGCGGAGGTGGAGGCCATTCGGGCTGCGGTGAAGGTGCTGGGGGATGGGTGGCGCCTGACCGGATGCGAGTTGGTGGTAACGCTTGAGCCCTGTGCCATGTGCGCGGGGGCATTGCAGGGGGCTCGGGTGGACTCGGTGGTATTCGGGGCCTGGGAGCCCCGGACCGGCGGATGTGGATCCTTGGTAGACGTGCTGCGCGCCCCCGGGGCGCTGCACGTTCCGCAGGTGCGTGGGGGCGTGCTGGAGGCGGAGTGTGCGGGAATCCTCTCGACGTTCTTCGGCGAACTTAGGTAGGCTGGCGCTTATACCAACAAGAAGGAGGCTCATTATGGGTGATTTTGACAACGCAAAGGACAAGCTCGTAGGCAAGGCTAAGGAGTCCGCTGGCGCGGCTACCGGCGACGAGCAGCTCGAGAACGAGGGCAAGGGCCAGCACGCCGCGGGCGATGCAAAGCAGAAGATTGCCGACGCGGCCGAGGGTCTTAAGGATAAGGCCAGCGAGGCGCTGGGCAAGCTTAAGGATTAATTTGCCCGGCCGCGCATCGCTGCCGTAGTGTGGAACGCGGTGGCGTGTCCGAGCGGCCGAAGGTGTTCGCCTCGAAAGCGAATGTTGGGTAACCCCCAACCGCGGGTTCAAATCCCGCCGCCACCGCCATTTCCCCACCTGTTTACGCAGGTGGGGATTCTTTTATGCCGTGGGAGGCCACGCGGTAGGCTGGTGTGACACGTGTGAAAGCTATTTGAGGGGATTGTGGTGGCTAAATTTCTGTTCCGCCTTGGTCGATGGTCCTTCCTAAATAAATGGAAGGTGATCATCGGCTGGATTGTGCTGCTGGCGGCCATGGGGGGCGCTACGGCGGCGCTGATGAAGCCCATGACCCAGGAGTTCTCCATCTCCGGAACCCCGGCGATTGACGCCACGTACAGGGCCGTGGAGCTATTCCCCGAGGGTGGCAACCCCGCCAACTCCCCGTCGGTGAACCTCACTTTCCAGGCCCCCGAGGGCCAAAAGCTTAGCGATCCTCACAATGAGGCCGCGATAGATGCGGTCATCTCCCACCTGCGGGAAAACCTAGACTTCGGCGATGACCTGCGTTTTGGTAATCCGCTGGAGGTATCCCCGGCGCTGCAGCAGGGCGTGATTGACCAGATGACTGGATTCGGCCTGCCGCGGGAGACCGCTGAGGCGGACGCCGCGAACCTGGCCATGGTCAATGAGGATGAGACCATCGCCTACACCACGTTCAACTTCGATGCGTCCTCGCCGTACACGGTGGAGCAATCCGATAAGGACATTGTCACGGACGCGATGAACATCGGCCGGGCCCAGGGCCTGCTGGTGGAGGCCGGCGGCGCCGGCTTCGGTGACGTCATCGCCGTAGAGCCCCTCTCTGAGATCATCGGCCTGGCCGTGGCCTTCCTGGTGCTGATTTTCACCTTTGGATCCCTGGTGGCCTCCGGCATGCCGCTGCTGTCCGCCGTCATCGGCGTGGGCCTGGGCGCACTGGGCATGCTGGCCATGACCCACTGGTTTGAGCTCAATAACATCACCCCAGTCCTGGCCGTGATGATTGGCCTGGCCGTAGGCATCGACTATGCGCTGTTCATCCTCTCCCGCTATCGGGCCGAGCGCGAGGCCAGGCCGGGCCCGGAGGCCGCGGGCATGGCGGTGGG
Encoded here:
- a CDS encoding tRNA adenosine deaminase-associated protein — its product is MSEDFNEGISFAVTVTQADGVWQVREFDDDFEDVQTSIKAVRALRSPSAAFALLCVEDEYFVIVRPVPGGVRIALSDAVVAVEDDFAADFLDLRDIDVPDLDEDEIDNADPYAEGDLDILADLGLNEDQLGYIASDDEDYASDMLLRIAGELGFGDELEDIINGEDE
- a CDS encoding CsbD family protein, which translates into the protein MGDFDNAKDKLVGKAKESAGAATGDEQLENEGKGQHAAGDAKQKIADAAEGLKDKASEALGKLKD
- a CDS encoding nucleoside deaminase, yielding MRRALEVAATTPAGDVPVGAVIFGPDGAELATGVNRREQLQDPTAHAEVEAIRAAVKVLGDGWRLTGCELVVTLEPCAMCAGALQGARVDSVVFGAWEPRTGGCGSLVDVLRAPGALHVPQVRGGVLEAECAGILSTFFGELR